A genomic region of Anopheles coustani chromosome 3, idAnoCousDA_361_x.2, whole genome shotgun sequence contains the following coding sequences:
- the LOC131258521 gene encoding mitochondrial import inner membrane translocase subunit TIM50-C-like yields MISRNLCNFGIWKQMCLSRSRYTLCTTSNGQFYRLSQSTVHPWSNCSSFSTHGARSYCFSTKVSQHRQNRFYSTVSEKGATDQQQTVATPQLLSKLFPQTAIEGSEHEAQLEKQRKEEEEEKKEKESSWKRMKFGFVFFGFSVSAFCVYIVWIFGAPDRDAEGNIIEDEFMGLPTFQQYFRRLWKSMTYYQKMIQEPSREKLLPDPLKYPYAQPPYTLVLEMKDVLVHPDWTYQTGWRFKKRPGVDKFLETLAANYEIVVFTADQGMTVFPILDALDPRGYIMYRLVRDATHFVDGHHVKNLDNLNRDLSKVIVVDWDPNSTKLHPENTLNIPRWTGNDDDSGLFDLMAMLVTIATTDVEDVREVMTYYKSFDNPLAKFRENQRLLAEQMAEKEQEEKQRNLPAVQRWRPSFLGGGR; encoded by the exons ATGATTTCCCGAAACCTGTGCAATTTTGGAATATGGAAACAAATGTGCTTATCCCGATCTAGATATACGTTGTGTACCACAAGTAATGGGCAATTCTACCGTTTAAGTCAAAGTACCGTTCACCCATGGTCCAATTGTTCGTCGTTCTCAACCCATGGGGCCCGATCTTATTGTTTTTCTACCAAAGTTTCACAACACCGGCAAAATCGATTCTACTCGACAGTTT cCGAGAAAGGCGCGACGGATCAGCAACAAACAGTGGCAACACCACAGTTGCTCTCGAAACTTTTTCCTCAAACTGCCATCGAAGGCTCAGAACATGAGGCTCAGCTGGAAAAACAACGcaaggaggaagaggaagagaaaaaggaaaaggaatccTCTTGGAAGCGGATGAAATTCGGTTTCGTCTTTTTTGGATTTTCGGTGTCCGCTTTTTGTGTATACATTGTATGGATATTCGGGGCACCAGACCGAGATGCAGAAGGAAATATAATCGAGGATGAGTTTATGGGGTTACCCACATTTCAACAGTACTTTAGAAGGCTGTGGAAATCTATGACCTATTATCAAAAGATGATTCAGGAACCCTCACGCGAGAAACTACTCCCAGATCCGCTGAAATATCCTTACGCACAGCCGCCGTACACACTGGTTTTGGAGATGAAGGATGTACTGGTTCATCCGGATTGGACCTACCAAACTGGTTGGCGGTTCAAAAAACGTCCGGGAGTTGACAAGTTCTTGGAAACTTTAGCTGCTAACTATGAGATTGTGGTGTTTACTGCGGACCAAGGAATGACTGTttttccaatcctagatgcacTTGATCCACGAGGTTACATTATGTATCGTTTGGTTCGAGACGCCACTCACTTTGTCGATGGTCACCACGTAAAAAATCTGGACAATTTGAACAGGGACCTCAGCAAGGTCATTGTTGTTGACTGGGATCCAAACTCAACCAAACTTCATCCGGAAAATACACTTAACATCCCACGCTGGACTGGCAACGACGACGATTCCGGACTCTTTGACCTGATGGCTATGCTTGTAACGATTGCTACCACTGACGTCGAAGACGTTCGCGAGGTAATGACGTACTACAAATCTTTCGATAATCCTTTGGCGAAATTTCGAGAAAACCAGCGTCTTCTCGCGGAACAAATGGCTGAAAAGGagcaggaggaaaaacaacgcaaTCTGCCGGCCGTACAACGTTGGAGACCCAGTTTCCTCGGAGGCGGCCGTTGA
- the LOC131258518 gene encoding trichohyalin-like → MEAAANNSINLAKDEVLTASISSEDSDSWTLLGKNADQLDKEPSGVEIVKTERGGIVTEYAERKQRHDSHQSNDSQLDESSDGISIISETDTTCCEKLLLTDDLNDECVIGSVHFKEKISLKPANYEPPTPPFTPEEVKLHEEAKVIENLLQVQSTSNEDSLETIESVVGHRQLVTVNFSSWIIFSVLATGMAAIILGNAMRLQNRVDEINFEHEKRISELELENNILKNEMNKLRHLYTRSELDEQVQRAEFEWLETFNQQHAEEPAEIDQPEAPAAQQPTIRKVPPQDSGVKRKIVWSGDEEEPMLIVDKDYILPAFCYNRDQAVQDDLFFEYSAKYCDVRKRKIEAKQKKAEFEAKRQPKKENYNKFIEQVPTESVEDRASFDPSRLVSPFNIDYKKALDAIKSEGSVIVEAFGNIFDLSPDPEEMFKSKLVDTSIPIEEAPPLRENQIQNEPDGQTSDQRVEQENSEENFHKNGKKVHQSDWEVDDSHHKKNRKESQFLRQKSEKFQMNSQKHSRSEGANNGDINYEREDAHHKLHFDARYKQYDGKFNGVPLEGSGKRQKQDHSGAGSPEYDQKFNGHQESSGKRQKAYHSGEDSPKHHKKHYDQQKHGEWTEKRYQGKEEYRQKGEQKDGEWHDKRYKGREEYRRKDEQQPREWHYKRYKGREAYRQNSEQNSGEWHNQRHKGREEYRQYGDRRGERKGSEGNI, encoded by the exons ATGGAGGCAGCTGCAAACAATAGTATCAATTTGGCAAAAGACGAGGTCCTGACAGCTTCGATCAGTTCTGAAGATTCCGATAGTTGGACATTGCTCGGAAAGAATGCAGATCAACTTGACAAAGAACCTAGTGGCGTGGAGATCGTTAAAACGGAAAGGGGAGGAATAGTGACAGAATATGCTGAGCGGAAACAACGGCACGATAGCCACCAGAGCAACGA TTCTCAACTTGATGAATCTTCTGACGGAATCAGTATCATAAGTGAGACCGATACGACCTGTTGCGAAAAATTATTGTTAACTGATGACCTGAATGATGAGTGCGTTATAGGCTCAGTTCATTTTAAGGAGAAGATCAGTTTAAAACCGGCTAATTAtgaaccaccaacaccaccgttCACACCAGAAGAGGTGAAATTACATGAAGAAGCTAAAGTTATTGAAAACCTACTTCAGGTACAGTCTACAAGTAACGAAGATTCACTCGAAACGATTGAATCCGTTGTAGGACATCGCCAACTAGTTACAGTAAATTTCTCCAGTTGGATTATATTCAGTGTACTTGCTACTGGCATGGCAGCTATCATTCTTGGTAACGCAATGCGCCTGCAAAATCGAGTGGACGAAATTAACTTTGAACATGAAAAGCGCATTTCTGAATTGGAATTGGAGAACAACATACTTAAGaatgaaatgaataaattgcGCCATCTCTATACCCGCTCGGAGTTGGACGAACAAGTTCAGCGGGCTGAATTTGAGTGGCTGGAAACGTTTAACCAACAACATGCAGAAGAACCAGCAGAAATTGACCAACCGGAGGCACCAGCAGCACAGCAACCAACTATTCGCAAAGTCCCACCGCAGGACTCTGGCGTCAAAAGGAAGATAGTCTGgtcaggagatgaagaagaaccgATGCTGATTGTAGACAAAGATTACATTTTGCCTGCATTTTGTTACAACAGAGATCAAGCAGTGCAAGACGATCTTTTCTTTGAATACAGTGCGAAATATTGTGATGTGAGAAAACGCAAAATTGAAGctaaacagaaaaaagcagAATTCGAAGCGAAGCGTCAGCCAAAGAAAGAGAATTATAACAAATTCATCGAACAGGTGCCTACGGAATCAGTAGAAGACCGTGCTTCATTTGACCCCAGTAGACTGGTCTCACCTTTTAATATAGACTACAAAAAGGCTTTGGATGCTATTAAATCGGAAGGAAGCGTTATTGTAGAAGcttttggaaacattttcgaTTTGTCACCAGATCCGGAAGAAATGTTCAAATCCAAATTAGTTGACACTTCGATACCGATAGAAGAGGCACCCCCTTTGAGGGAAAACCAAATTCAGAACGAACCCGATGGCCAGACTTCTGACCAACGGGTGGAACAGGAAAATAGTGAAGAAAACTTTCATAAGAACGGAAAGAAAGTTCATCAAAGCGATTGGGAAGTAGACGATAgtcatcataaaaaaaatagaaaggaaAGTCAGTTTCTTCGTCAGAAGTCAGAGAAGTTTCAGATGAATTCGCAGAAACACTCTCGAAGTGAAGGTGCCAATAATGGTGATATCAATTATGAAAGGGAAGATGCTCAtcataaattacattttgaCGCACGTTATAAGCAATACGATGGTAAGTTCAACGGTGTACCCCTTGAGGGTAGTGGCAAACGACAAAAACAAGATCATTCTGGTGCAGGTTCCCCTGAATATGATCAAAAATTCAACGGTCACCAAGAAAGTAGTGGAAAACGGCAAAAAGCATATCATTCTGGTGAAGATTCCCCTAAACATCACAAAAAGCATTACGATCAACAGAAGCACGGTGAATGGACTGAGAAACGATACCAAGGAAAGGAAGAGTATCGTCAGAAAGGTGAACAGAAGGATGGTGAATGGCATGATAAGCGATACAAGGGAAGGGAAGAGTATCGCCGGAAAGACGAACAGCAGCCAAGAGAGTGGCATTATAAAAGATACAAGGGAAGGGAAGCTTATCGTCAAAACAGCGAACAAAACAGCGGAGAATGGCATAACCAGCGGCACAAGGGAAGAGAAGAATACCGCCAGTACGGCGACAGGCGTGGAGAAAGGAAAGGATCTGAAGGAAATATATAA